One window of Cohnella hashimotonis genomic DNA carries:
- a CDS encoding stalk domain-containing protein — protein MIGALTGINRKWIAVALGFAMLGQILFGWAPQKAGAAEAADESAVAVRLIDSQGHPLAGASVDYYDAGWKTFGTTDASGTASKALPDKSYTFHVNYEGTRLDIAQDTGVDPVVVFQTVNVKLQLKDSQGNPLSGGVASYYATGWKTFGDVTDGEVSKELLPGNYTFHVDYEGTRLDIAQDTGVNPVVDFKTVNVKLQLKDSQGNPLSGGVASYYATGWKTFGDVTGGEVGKELLPGNYTFHVDYEGTRMDKAQDTGVDPVVVFRTVNAKVRLTNQTGYPLSGGAVSYYATGWRTFGTTANGEASKQLLPGSYTFAMNYGGKTTEKVGDLSADPTVAFQVSTPSSVVVAPKQSHMYDPIPQPPNERPRVLVNKNTLPALKARVTDAAFDDVWASINTKAQRNVDGNLPPRTGTAFTNVDPRMMEVMKANAVRYLIYGDEAAGQKAVRIAVNMAKTVEYITDRSNSTTVFNVARDIGSLIFFESIAYDWTYDLMNEEQRTTIQAALGHWVKTGLEYPYPMDERQKVIIAGHANGEVHHSFKLAMGIALYDTNPEYYNDIADYLLNIALPGFNVLLDGEMPFEGPAYGDNRMKTIMMGNQLWKAIGIEPLTEKVGLALDRLVYIRRPDGNIMTEGDDFNTAYEQPWKRFLQGNITTMIAGSVYNNPRAQYEFLKQNTYLDELYYLLFFNPDAPSQSVYDTPLSRYFPAPYGSIVARTGWDEGRDSNAVVAVMNIGERTQSNHQHVDPGAFSLYYKGNLAIDSGMYSGVDPVTGAEMEYNSVHDLDYHKETTAHNVVQIGDATDLFFDRYPKSVEQWNTEAAYQRGKIISHAIGDDETYPDYSYIKGELSAAYSKTNTDHYTRSMAFLNFKDDEHPAAMLVYDNIDTPDAGTAKKWLLHTIGEPIVEGGRYTSVMTEQGYNGKLVTDTLLPKSDALKVDKIGGPGHEFEVNGVNKAIRAASPTSLAALEAGQWRLELSDKTPVNRTQFLNVMQVMDAVYGPAPQDVYYSETDDYAGARIYDRVVFFAKDFDLTDDEATIAFTGEADQRYKILVTDLADGYWTVAKEGETATVKYKVVNEGNTLYFEGTPGTYTLHKADSSALPLAGKVASEPLERKIRVRIDGQGQPFGASSELAGGVPMIPMQDTLEALGLQVEWNESAQTAKATKEGLTIELAAGSATATVNGESKPMEVPATVVNGQMRIPLGFITQSTGYKTSWDAESLVAEIYTLPPVEKLPYERKPLAPVTPIPIGDLKEVQYQSYTATVNPDLVPKLFDNVQANASRWAGDLGANVVFDFGSQIQLERLDVAVYNGHTRSSRLMFSVSNDGENWTNVYGGDTIGDTSDFMPFNFPSLNARYFRLAVFGSTDGTTNPEWVSISELKFFVKK, from the coding sequence ATGATCGGTGCGTTAACCGGGATAAACAGAAAATGGATCGCCGTCGCGCTAGGTTTTGCCATGCTGGGCCAGATCTTATTCGGATGGGCTCCGCAGAAGGCTGGGGCGGCGGAAGCGGCAGACGAATCTGCGGTCGCGGTTCGCTTAATAGACAGCCAGGGCCATCCGCTCGCGGGCGCAAGCGTCGATTATTACGACGCGGGATGGAAAACGTTCGGAACGACGGACGCTTCGGGAACGGCGAGCAAAGCGCTGCCGGATAAATCGTACACGTTCCACGTCAATTATGAAGGAACCCGGTTGGATATCGCGCAGGACACCGGCGTCGATCCGGTCGTCGTCTTTCAAACCGTGAACGTGAAGCTGCAGTTGAAGGATAGCCAGGGCAACCCGCTGAGCGGGGGCGTGGCGTCCTACTATGCGACAGGCTGGAAAACGTTCGGGGACGTGACCGACGGCGAAGTCAGCAAGGAGCTGCTGCCGGGCAACTATACGTTCCATGTCGATTACGAAGGCACCCGTTTGGATATCGCGCAGGATACGGGCGTCAATCCGGTCGTCGACTTCAAGACCGTGAACGTGAAGCTGCAGCTGAAGGATAGCCAGGGGAACCCGCTGAGCGGGGGCGTGGCGTCCTACTATGCGACAGGCTGGAAAACGTTCGGGGATGTGACCGGCGGCGAAGTCGGCAAAGAGCTGCTGCCGGGCAATTATACGTTCCATGTCGATTACGAAGGGACCCGGATGGATAAAGCGCAGGACACGGGCGTGGATCCGGTCGTCGTCTTCCGGACGGTCAATGCCAAGGTGCGGTTGACGAACCAGACGGGGTATCCGCTGAGCGGCGGCGCCGTGTCCTATTATGCGACCGGCTGGCGGACCTTCGGCACGACCGCAAACGGCGAGGCGAGCAAGCAGCTGCTGCCCGGTTCGTATACTTTCGCGATGAATTACGGCGGAAAGACGACCGAAAAGGTAGGCGATCTGTCGGCGGATCCGACTGTCGCGTTCCAGGTGAGCACGCCATCGAGCGTGGTCGTCGCGCCTAAGCAATCGCATATGTACGATCCGATTCCTCAGCCGCCGAACGAGCGTCCGCGGGTGCTGGTCAACAAGAATACCCTTCCGGCGCTGAAGGCGAGAGTGACCGATGCGGCCTTCGACGACGTCTGGGCGAGCATCAACACGAAGGCGCAAAGAAACGTGGACGGCAATCTGCCGCCCAGAACTGGAACCGCTTTCACCAACGTAGACCCGAGAATGATGGAGGTCATGAAGGCCAACGCCGTGCGCTATCTGATCTACGGAGACGAAGCGGCCGGTCAAAAAGCGGTCCGGATTGCCGTGAATATGGCGAAAACGGTGGAATATATCACGGATCGCAGCAATTCGACCACCGTGTTCAATGTGGCCAGGGATATCGGCAGCCTCATTTTCTTCGAGTCGATCGCCTACGACTGGACCTACGATCTGATGAACGAAGAGCAGCGGACGACGATCCAAGCAGCGCTCGGCCATTGGGTGAAGACGGGGCTGGAGTACCCTTATCCGATGGATGAGCGGCAAAAGGTGATCATTGCCGGCCACGCCAACGGCGAGGTTCACCATTCGTTCAAGCTCGCCATGGGGATCGCGCTTTATGACACGAATCCCGAATACTACAATGACATCGCCGACTACCTCTTGAACATCGCCTTGCCCGGGTTCAACGTGCTGCTGGACGGGGAGATGCCGTTCGAAGGCCCAGCCTACGGAGACAACCGGATGAAGACGATCATGATGGGCAATCAGCTGTGGAAGGCCATCGGCATCGAGCCGCTCACGGAGAAGGTCGGGCTCGCGCTCGACAGGCTGGTGTACATCCGCAGGCCGGACGGCAACATCATGACGGAGGGCGATGATTTTAATACCGCGTACGAACAGCCGTGGAAGCGGTTTTTGCAAGGCAACATCACGACGATGATCGCAGGCAGCGTATACAACAATCCGAGGGCGCAGTATGAGTTTCTGAAGCAGAATACGTACCTGGACGAACTGTATTATCTACTGTTCTTCAATCCGGACGCGCCGTCCCAGTCGGTATACGACACGCCGCTGTCCAGATACTTCCCCGCCCCGTACGGCTCCATCGTCGCCAGAACGGGATGGGATGAAGGGCGGGACTCCAATGCGGTCGTCGCTGTCATGAATATCGGGGAGAGGACCCAGTCCAATCATCAGCATGTCGACCCGGGCGCATTCTCTCTATACTACAAGGGCAATCTGGCGATCGATTCCGGGATGTATTCGGGCGTAGATCCCGTTACCGGCGCGGAGATGGAATACAACAGCGTGCACGATCTGGACTACCATAAGGAAACCACCGCGCACAATGTCGTGCAGATCGGCGACGCCACCGATCTTTTCTTCGACCGGTATCCCAAGTCGGTCGAGCAGTGGAACACCGAGGCCGCCTACCAACGGGGCAAGATCATCTCCCACGCCATCGGAGACGACGAGACGTACCCCGATTACTCGTACATCAAGGGCGAGCTCAGCGCGGCCTACAGCAAGACGAATACCGATCATTATACGAGAAGCATGGCCTTCCTGAACTTCAAGGATGACGAACATCCGGCCGCCATGCTCGTCTACGACAACATCGACACGCCGGATGCGGGCACCGCGAAAAAATGGCTGCTTCATACGATCGGCGAGCCGATCGTCGAGGGCGGCAGATACACGAGCGTCATGACCGAGCAGGGCTATAACGGCAAGCTGGTCACCGACACGCTGCTGCCGAAGAGCGATGCGCTGAAGGTCGATAAGATCGGCGGCCCCGGTCATGAGTTCGAGGTCAACGGCGTGAACAAGGCGATTAGGGCAGCTTCGCCGACCAGTCTAGCCGCCTTGGAAGCAGGTCAATGGAGACTCGAACTTTCCGATAAGACCCCTGTGAACCGCACGCAGTTTTTGAACGTGATGCAGGTGATGGACGCCGTGTACGGCCCTGCGCCGCAGGACGTCTATTATTCCGAGACGGACGATTATGCTGGCGCCAGAATTTACGATCGCGTCGTCTTTTTCGCCAAGGACTTCGACTTGACGGACGACGAGGCGACGATTGCCTTCACGGGCGAGGCGGACCAGCGTTATAAGATCTTGGTGACCGATCTCGCGGACGGCTATTGGACGGTCGCTAAGGAAGGCGAGACGGCAACGGTGAAGTACAAGGTGGTCAATGAAGGCAATACGCTCTACTTTGAGGGGACCCCGGGTACTTACACTTTGCACAAGGCCGATTCCAGCGCGCTTCCGCTCGCCGGCAAGGTCGCTTCGGAACCGTTGGAAAGAAAGATCCGCGTCAGAATCGACGGACAAGGACAACCGTTCGGCGCATCGTCCGAGCTGGCGGGCGGCGTCCCGATGATCCCGATGCAGGACACGCTTGAAGCCTTAGGCCTACAGGTGGAATGGAACGAGAGCGCCCAAACGGCGAAGGCGACCAAAGAGGGGCTGACCATCGAGCTTGCGGCGGGCAGCGCCACGGCGACGGTCAACGGCGAGAGCAAGCCGATGGAGGTGCCGGCTACAGTAGTCAACGGCCAGATGCGCATACCGCTCGGCTTTATTACGCAAAGCACGGGTTATAAAACGTCTTGGGATGCCGAAAGTCTGGTGGCCGAGATCTACACCCTGCCGCCGGTCGAGAAGCTTCCGTACGAGAGAAAGCCGCTGGCTCCCGTCACGCCGATCCCGATCGGGGATTTGAAGGAAGTCCAGTATCAGAGCTATACGGCAACTGTCAATCCGGATCTGGTGCCGAAGTTGTTCGACAACGTGCAGGCCAATGCATCGCGCTGGGCGGGCGATCTCGGAGCGAATGTCGTATTCGACTTCGGCTCGCAGATTCAGTTGGAGCGACTCGACGTGGCGGTGTATAACGGCCATACCCGGTCCAGCAGGCTGATGTTCTCCGTTTCGAACGACGGCGAAAATTGGACCAACGTGTACGGCGGAGACACCATAGGCGATACGAGCGACTTTATGCCGTTCAACTTTCCGTCCCTGAACGCCAGATATTTCAGGCTGGCCGTCTTCGGGTCGACGGACGGGACGACCAATCCGGAGTGGGTGTCGATCTCCGAGCTGAAGTTTTTCGTGAAAAAGTAG
- a CDS encoding stalk domain-containing protein, giving the protein MIDSLTGTPKRWISTLLAWAMLGGLLFGFAPQKAEAAVSDVTVQLTDSDGDPLAGATVSYYDAGWLTFGTTDAAGTASKSLTDKSYTFHIEYEGTSLEKAQDTGFDPLVAFRTVNVRAQLKDSQGNPLSDGVVSYYGAGGWKTFGNVIGGEVGKELLPGNYTFHMDYEGTSMDKAQHTGTDPVVLFQTVNARVQLKNSQNNPLNGGVVSYYATGWRTFGTTANGEASKQLLPGSYTFAMNYGGTTTQKAGDLAANPIVLFQVQTPGVIAPKQTGQYDPIPVPPGDRPRVLVNSQTLPALKTKLAHPAFNAVWTSINAKAQIQKTGNFPPRSSAANTNIDASTVDVMKANALRYLIYDDAAAGQKAVQIAVNMANTVQFNPDRSNSTTVFNVAREIGDLIFLESLVYDWCYALLNESQKSAIRQGLDTWVRNGLEYNYPLPENQKVILAGHANGEVHHQFKLAMAIALYDTNPEYYADIADYLLNKTMPGFNVMLDAEMPFEGPAYGDNRLKYIMLGNELWKAIGVHPLTDKVGLALDREVYTLRPDGYIMTEGDDFNTALKTPWTRIVHGNITSMIAGSVYNNPRAQYEFLRQNRYENELYYLLFYNPNAASQSVYDTPLSRYFPAPYGSIVARTGWDEGQDSKAVVAVMNIGERTQTNHQHADAGAFSMYYKGYLAVDSGIYSGVNPVTGAAMEYNSVHDQEYHKQSIAHNVVQIEDPTAQEQGPYSPSNQLYLDRVPKSLEEWNTDPRYQRGTILSHAIGDDEMYPDYSYIKGELSEAYGQSRTENYTRSMAFLNFKDDEHPAAMIVYDNIDTPNANAEKRWLLHSAFEPAVDGNRYTSEVTERSYNGKLVTDTLLPKIDDLNVEKIGGPGCVNEIDGKCEFEVDGVNKPIKPADVSNIAVVDAGKWRLEVSSETASNQTRFLNVMQVMDAVDGPAPQEVYYSETDDYAGARIQDRVVFFAKDFDLTDQQATIAFTGEANRTYKILVTDLKGGFWTAVKQGETAAVKYQAAQEGNAIYFEGTPGTYTLQKADASALPLAGEVPSEPAGRKIRVRIDAQGLDLDVPPVLNNNVVMVPMKNVYEAMGMTVSWNAATQTATATKGASTIQFTAGSSIAKVNGANKTMDVPATGADHQMLIPHTFIPQSGLRFAAAWDAVNQVVGITWTGPAAKLQFQEQALAPVTPIPIADLKAIKYKSFRATQTAQNVWKMFDDIPSEASRWAGDKAAHVIFDFGSATQLERLDATMYNWGQTRSNRLMFSVSQDGDTWTNVYGGVTSPSTDGHTHTFNFPSVSARYIRVAVFESPDATVNPGFVSFSELKFYVEK; this is encoded by the coding sequence ATGATCGATTCGTTGACCGGGACCCCTAAAAGGTGGATCTCGACGCTTCTAGCTTGGGCTATGTTAGGCGGCCTCTTATTCGGATTCGCTCCGCAGAAGGCCGAAGCGGCGGTGTCGGACGTCACCGTTCAATTGACGGACAGCGACGGGGACCCGCTCGCGGGCGCGACCGTCAGTTATTACGACGCAGGCTGGCTGACGTTCGGCACGACCGACGCGGCGGGGACGGCCTCCAAGTCTTTGACGGATAAGTCGTATACCTTTCATATCGAATATGAAGGGACTTCCTTGGAAAAGGCGCAGGATACCGGCTTCGATCCGCTCGTCGCCTTCCGGACGGTGAACGTGCGCGCGCAGTTGAAGGACAGTCAAGGGAATCCGCTCAGCGACGGCGTCGTCTCTTATTATGGTGCGGGCGGGTGGAAAACCTTCGGCAACGTCATCGGCGGCGAAGTCGGCAAAGAGCTTCTGCCGGGCAATTATACGTTCCATATGGATTATGAAGGCACCAGCATGGATAAAGCGCAGCATACCGGCACGGATCCGGTCGTACTCTTCCAGACGGTGAACGCCCGTGTGCAGCTCAAGAACAGCCAAAATAATCCGTTAAACGGGGGCGTCGTATCCTATTACGCGACGGGCTGGCGCACGTTCGGCACGACCGCGAACGGCGAAGCGAGCAAGCAGCTGCTGCCCGGATCGTATACCTTCGCCATGAATTACGGCGGCACGACGACCCAGAAGGCAGGCGATCTCGCCGCTAACCCGATCGTGCTTTTCCAAGTGCAGACGCCTGGCGTCATCGCCCCTAAGCAAACCGGCCAGTACGATCCGATCCCGGTGCCGCCCGGCGATCGCCCGCGCGTGCTGGTCAACAGCCAGACGCTGCCGGCACTGAAGACGAAGCTGGCCCATCCGGCGTTCAACGCGGTATGGACGAGCATCAACGCCAAGGCGCAAATCCAAAAGACGGGCAACTTTCCGCCCAGAAGCAGCGCCGCAAACACCAATATCGATGCGAGTACGGTGGACGTCATGAAGGCGAATGCGCTCCGCTATCTGATCTACGACGATGCGGCCGCAGGTCAAAAAGCGGTTCAGATCGCCGTGAATATGGCCAACACGGTACAATTCAATCCGGACCGGAGCAATTCGACGACCGTTTTTAACGTGGCCAGAGAAATCGGAGACTTGATCTTCCTTGAATCGTTGGTCTACGACTGGTGCTATGCGCTTCTGAACGAATCGCAGAAATCGGCTATCCGCCAAGGGCTCGACACTTGGGTCAGGAACGGACTGGAGTACAACTATCCGCTGCCCGAGAATCAAAAGGTGATCCTTGCCGGACACGCGAACGGCGAGGTGCACCATCAATTCAAGCTTGCGATGGCGATCGCGCTCTACGATACGAATCCCGAGTACTACGCCGACATCGCGGACTATCTCTTAAACAAGACGATGCCGGGATTTAACGTCATGCTGGACGCGGAGATGCCGTTCGAAGGTCCCGCCTACGGGGACAACAGGCTGAAGTATATTATGCTGGGCAATGAGCTGTGGAAGGCGATCGGCGTCCATCCGCTCACGGACAAGGTGGGGCTCGCGCTCGACCGGGAAGTATACACCCTCCGACCGGACGGCTATATCATGACGGAAGGCGACGACTTCAATACCGCCCTCAAAACGCCATGGACGCGCATCGTTCACGGGAATATTACGAGCATGATCGCGGGCAGCGTCTACAACAATCCGAGAGCGCAGTATGAGTTTTTAAGGCAGAACAGGTACGAAAACGAGCTGTATTACCTTTTGTTCTACAATCCGAATGCCGCGTCGCAATCCGTGTACGACACGCCGCTGTCCAGATACTTCCCCGCGCCGTACGGCTCCATCGTGGCGAGAACGGGCTGGGACGAAGGGCAGGATTCCAAGGCGGTCGTCGCCGTTATGAACATCGGCGAGCGAACCCAGACCAACCATCAGCACGCCGATGCCGGCGCCTTCTCGATGTACTATAAAGGCTACCTGGCGGTCGACTCCGGCATTTATTCCGGCGTAAACCCGGTAACCGGCGCAGCGATGGAATACAACAGCGTACATGACCAGGAATATCACAAGCAGTCGATCGCGCACAACGTCGTGCAGATCGAAGATCCGACCGCGCAGGAGCAGGGACCTTATTCCCCTTCCAACCAGCTCTATCTGGATCGCGTTCCCAAGTCGCTCGAAGAGTGGAATACGGATCCGCGATACCAAAGAGGCACGATCCTCTCCCATGCCATCGGGGATGACGAGATGTATCCCGACTACTCTTACATCAAAGGGGAACTGAGCGAGGCTTACGGCCAATCGAGGACCGAGAACTACACGAGAAGCATGGCGTTCCTGAACTTCAAGGACGACGAGCATCCGGCCGCGATGATCGTGTACGACAATATCGACACGCCGAACGCGAACGCGGAGAAAAGATGGCTGCTTCATTCGGCTTTCGAGCCTGCGGTCGACGGCAATCGCTACACCAGCGAAGTGACGGAGCGGAGTTATAACGGCAAGCTGGTCACCGATACGCTGCTGCCCAAGATCGACGATCTGAACGTCGAGAAAATCGGCGGCCCGGGCTGCGTAAACGAAATCGACGGAAAATGCGAATTCGAGGTCGACGGCGTCAATAAGCCGATTAAGCCTGCCGATGTATCCAACATCGCCGTCGTCGACGCAGGCAAGTGGCGGCTCGAGGTTTCCAGCGAGACGGCTTCGAATCAAACGCGGTTTTTGAACGTGATGCAGGTGATGGATGCCGTGGACGGTCCCGCGCCGCAGGAGGTTTACTACTCCGAGACCGACGACTATGCGGGCGCCAGAATCCAGGATCGCGTCGTGTTTTTCGCCAAGGACTTCGATCTGACCGATCAACAAGCGACGATCGCCTTCACGGGCGAGGCGAACCGGACCTACAAGATTCTGGTGACCGACCTCAAGGGCGGATTCTGGACGGCCGTGAAGCAAGGCGAGACCGCTGCAGTGAAGTACCAAGCCGCACAGGAGGGCAACGCGATCTACTTCGAGGGCACGCCCGGCACCTACACGCTGCAAAAAGCGGATGCCAGCGCGCTTCCGCTCGCCGGCGAAGTGCCGTCGGAACCGGCGGGCAGAAAAATCCGCGTCCGGATCGACGCGCAGGGGCTGGATCTGGATGTCCCGCCCGTGTTGAACAACAACGTCGTCATGGTCCCGATGAAAAACGTGTACGAAGCGATGGGCATGACGGTGAGCTGGAACGCCGCCACCCAAACGGCGACGGCGACCAAAGGCGCGTCGACGATCCAGTTTACCGCGGGCAGCAGCATCGCGAAGGTAAACGGCGCGAACAAGACGATGGACGTGCCGGCGACGGGCGCCGATCATCAGATGCTGATTCCGCACACGTTCATTCCGCAGAGCGGCTTGCGATTCGCCGCAGCCTGGGATGCCGTCAATCAAGTCGTCGGCATCACCTGGACAGGGCCGGCCGCGAAGCTGCAATTCCAGGAGCAGGCGCTCGCTCCCGTGACCCCGATTCCGATCGCCGACTTGAAGGCCATCAAGTATAAGAGCTTCAGAGCCACGCAGACCGCGCAAAATGTGTGGAAGATGTTCGACGACATCCCGTCGGAGGCTTCGCGCTGGGCGGGCGACAAGGCTGCCCATGTGATCTTTGATTTTGGGAGCGCCACCCAGCTCGAGCGGTTGGACGCGACCATGTACAACTGGGGCCAGACGAGATCCAACAGGCTCATGTTCTCCGTCTCGCAGGACGGCGACACGTGGACGAACGTGTACGGCGGCGTGACCTCGCCAAGCACCGACGGCCATACGCATACATTCAATTTTCCGTCGGTGAGCGCCAGATACATCAGGGTCGCCGTATTCGAATCGCCGGACGCGACCGTGAACCCGGGTTTCGTATCGTTTTCCGAGCTGAAGTTCTACGTGGAAAAGTAG
- a CDS encoding carbohydrate ABC transporter permease, which translates to MALKPATEKYVFNIVGYAWVSIFAALCLIPFLMIVVGSFTEESHIVKNGYSLFPDALSWDAYRFIFNNPAQILSAYRVTILVTVFGTLLGLFISAMTAYVLQRKDFKNRNVFAFYFFFTTLFSGGLVPWYILVVRYLGLKESMLALLLPPLLNVFYIIILRSFISSTVPDAISESAKMDGAGDFRIFLFIILPLVKPALATIGLFIALNYWNDWYHAMLFVNKEHLFPLQYFLYKILSSIAFANSSVSQSAIAVESPKESFKLAMTVIATGPVVLLYPFVQKYFIQGLTIGAVKG; encoded by the coding sequence ATGGCGCTTAAACCTGCTACTGAAAAATACGTCTTTAATATCGTCGGCTATGCGTGGGTATCCATCTTTGCGGCCTTGTGCCTCATCCCGTTTCTAATGATTGTCGTCGGCTCCTTTACGGAGGAATCCCACATCGTAAAGAACGGATACAGCCTTTTCCCGGACGCTTTGTCCTGGGACGCCTACCGATTCATCTTTAACAATCCGGCGCAGATCCTCTCCGCGTATCGGGTCACCATCCTGGTCACGGTCTTTGGCACGCTGCTTGGTTTGTTCATATCCGCGATGACGGCTTACGTGCTTCAACGCAAAGACTTCAAAAACCGGAACGTGTTCGCTTTCTACTTTTTCTTTACCACGTTGTTTTCCGGCGGCCTTGTCCCCTGGTATATCCTGGTCGTCAGGTATCTGGGACTGAAGGAATCGATGCTCGCGCTGCTGCTGCCGCCGCTTCTCAACGTGTTCTACATCATCATCCTGCGCAGCTTCATCAGCTCCACAGTTCCGGACGCGATCAGCGAATCCGCCAAGATGGACGGCGCAGGCGATTTCCGCATCTTCCTCTTCATCATCCTGCCGCTGGTCAAGCCGGCGCTTGCGACGATCGGATTGTTCATCGCGCTGAACTATTGGAACGACTGGTATCACGCCATGTTGTTCGTGAACAAGGAGCATTTATTTCCGCTTCAATATTTTCTATACAAAATATTAAGCAGCATCGCGTTCGCGAATTCCTCGGTCTCGCAAAGCGCGATCGCCGTCGAATCGCCGAAGGAATCGTTCAAGCTGGCCATGACGGTCATCGCGACAGGGCCTGTCGTGCTGCTCTATCCGTTCGTTCAGAAATACTTCATCCAAGGTCTCACGATCGGCGCCGTCAAAGGATGA
- a CDS encoding ABC transporter substrate-binding protein: protein MKNARGLMAIGLAATMVMAGCSSNSTNSTNSSKEPASPSASAGATTSAAASTTAAPAENKPDTSKEVKLKMYLIGDPPKDLGLVYDEINKKMKNDINATIEPIFLSWGDYAQKYPLLFATGEDFDLVLTADWLKYGAQADKGAYLELTPEMLSTYMPKTMEEMPQDAWDQVKIKNKIFMVPATVKEFSHTVVGVRGDLREKYGIAPLKTMDDFEKYLDAVAKNEPGLVPYDEGAAGYALFDQLLFTKFTSKFIISNSLVTVDLKDPSGKLVDIAQTPEYLAFAQKMVDWNKKGYWSKNAMVNKTQIKDSFLAGKSASMSGNIANTAQTVATARETHPEWKTEMYDLYNGAATYVNPYVGGGMAVNANSKNPERALMALELFRNNEEYFNLTTYGIAGKHYELTADRRIQELGGAESGFKTDSASPWGWRTPAMVKPPVNEPKEVAEIRAAWEKTAVSNPLLNFVFDTTNVKNELAAIKNVRDQYMVPLTFGDLSDPASAIDTLNAKFKEAGLDKVKAEAQKQIDEFLKNKQ, encoded by the coding sequence ATGAAAAATGCAAGGGGACTCATGGCGATCGGATTGGCGGCTACCATGGTCATGGCAGGCTGTTCGTCCAATTCGACCAACTCGACCAACTCGTCCAAAGAACCGGCTTCGCCTAGCGCAAGCGCAGGGGCGACTACCAGCGCGGCGGCGAGCACAACCGCAGCGCCGGCGGAGAACAAGCCCGACACGTCCAAGGAAGTCAAGCTGAAGATGTACCTGATCGGCGACCCGCCGAAGGATCTCGGTCTCGTATACGACGAGATCAACAAAAAGATGAAGAACGATATCAACGCGACGATCGAACCGATCTTCCTTTCCTGGGGCGATTACGCCCAGAAGTATCCGCTCCTTTTCGCGACGGGAGAGGACTTCGACCTGGTATTAACCGCCGATTGGCTCAAATACGGCGCGCAAGCGGACAAGGGCGCGTACCTCGAGCTTACGCCGGAGATGCTCTCAACCTACATGCCGAAGACGATGGAGGAAATGCCGCAGGACGCCTGGGACCAGGTGAAGATCAAGAACAAGATCTTTATGGTGCCGGCTACCGTGAAGGAATTCTCGCATACGGTCGTCGGGGTCAGAGGGGATCTGCGGGAGAAGTACGGCATTGCGCCGCTCAAGACGATGGACGACTTCGAGAAATACCTCGACGCTGTCGCGAAGAACGAACCGGGTCTGGTGCCGTACGACGAAGGCGCGGCCGGCTATGCGCTGTTCGATCAGCTCCTATTTACCAAGTTTACGTCTAAATTCATCATCAGCAACTCGCTCGTCACCGTCGATCTCAAGGACCCCTCGGGCAAGCTGGTAGACATCGCGCAGACGCCGGAGTATCTGGCTTTCGCCCAGAAGATGGTCGACTGGAACAAGAAGGGCTACTGGTCCAAAAACGCGATGGTCAACAAGACGCAGATCAAAGACTCGTTCCTGGCCGGCAAGAGCGCTTCGATGTCCGGCAATATCGCGAATACGGCTCAAACGGTCGCAACAGCGCGCGAGACGCATCCGGAGTGGAAGACCGAGATGTACGATCTTTATAACGGCGCGGCAACTTATGTGAATCCTTACGTCGGCGGCGGCATGGCGGTCAACGCGAATTCGAAAAATCCGGAAAGAGCGCTGATGGCGCTCGAGCTGTTCCGGAACAACGAGGAATACTTCAACCTGACGACCTACGGGATCGCGGGCAAGCACTACGAGCTGACGGCCGACAGAAGAATTCAGGAGTTGGGCGGCGCAGAGTCCGGCTTCAAGACCGATTCGGCATCGCCATGGGGCTGGAGGACGCCGGCGATGGTCAAGCCGCCGGTCAACGAACCTAAAGAGGTGGCCGAGATTAGAGCGGCTTGGGAAAAAACGGCGGTATCGAATCCGCTCCTCAACTTCGTGTTCGATACGACGAACGTGAAGAACGAGCTTGCGGCGATCAAAAACGTAAGAGATCAATATATGGTCCCGCTCACGTTCGGCGACCTCAGCGATCCGGCATCGGCGATCGATACGCTGAATGCCAAGTTCAAGGAAGCGGGTTTGGACAAAGTGAAGGCAGAGGCGCAGAAGCAGATCGACGAGTTCTTGAAAAATAAACAGTAA